Part of the Athalia rosae chromosome 2, iyAthRosa1.1, whole genome shotgun sequence genome, GGCTGATGTTAAAAGTAATTCTAATCCTCTTACCTAAGCTAGTTCATTATCATCAAGCTCGAATCTCATAACGATAAAATGTTTGATGTAATATCTGTTTCTTTTCTGCAGATCAAGAAAAGTTAGATGATTCaatggttgaaaaattggttGCACGTATGATAAAGAACATTCATGTTGAAGTGAAAAAGATACATGTCAGGTATGAAGATCACACAACATTCAAGGATGCACCTTTTTCCGTTGGTCTCACTCTCAGCAACTTTACAGTTGAGAGTTGCAATGAGTCCTGGACAACAGGCGGAAACCTTAAGGATATGCATGCCATTGcacaaatattcaaagtcagTTAAAACTAAGAATACCACTTGTACATTGATGTATGTAACACTCAATATTGTgccaatattataattattgtgttTAATTATTTCCTCCAGTTATGCACATTGGATGGGTTAGGAGTATATCTGAATCCAACGTTCAATCAGTTCAGTAAACAGCCTCAATCGGAATACAGTCAACTTTTTTCGTTAGGAATTGCTACTGTTGACTACAAACCTGTTGATTACCAGTATTGTGAGTGGAATTTTCTCATATTAGTTAATTTATATAACGTAATAACGTAACGATTTGATGATAATTGGCATTTTCATCTTAGTGTTGGGACCAATAAATGCTaacgtgaaattgaaattgaatccaAAACCTGAAACGGATGGAAGCAATTACACGATTCCCAAAGTGTGGATGGATGCAGAAAtgcaaaagttgaaaattggatTGAGCAAGATTCAATACCAAACAATAATGCGATTGGGTGAAGGGTTGGACAGAGCACAAAAGGCTGCCCCATACAAAAAATATAGGCCAAATTTAACATCGTATAGAGGCCATTACAAAGAATGGTGAGAATCCTTTCCCTTGTTTACAGTTCTTATCTTCACAAATCCTTATATGTAAACTGATAACTAATATTATATAGGTGGCAGTTTGCCTATACCTGCATTTTGGAAGAAACAGTGCGCAGGTgtcaaaaaaattgggattgGAATCATATGAAACTGCACAGGGACACGTGTCGTAGTTATGCCAAAGCTTATCATGCAAAACTAACTAATAAAAAAGTAGCCCAAGAAATTGTGGATCACCTTACGCATTGTGAGCGGATTTTGGATGTCTTCAATTTGGTTATTATTCGACAACAAATCGAACTCGAGGTATTAATTGCATACATAAACAACATTTCAACACGTCATTCTAAATTTGAACAATAATATTCTAGGTAGAACGCCTTgcagagaaggagaaagatcTCAAGGCAAAAAAAGGATGGTTTGGCTTTTTGTGGGGAAGTGCGCcgacggaagaagaagaggatctCAATTCAGCAGCAGCCATCAGTGAGTTTGAGGATGCTGTTATGTTTGTCTTTTCCAATTGCTGGAGTAATTTTATAGTACATAACAATTGTAACATTTATCAAATTCACAAAACATTCCTATTTAACAGTGCGCAAGTTCGAGGCAGCGATGACTCCACAGGAGAAAGAGAAGTTATATCGAGCCATTGATTACCAAGAAAATAGTGGCACCACACATTATCCAGAAACATACGAGGATATTGATTGCCGCTTCTTTTTACATGGCCTCGAGGTTTTTGTTCTGGATACTGAAAAAGAATATCCGCAAGTCCTAGACCTACAGTTCAACGGTGTTCAAGTTGGCTTCAAATCTCGGCCTTCTGGTAGTGGCATCATGTAAGTGCATAGAATTCTACTtgcaatgaatataaaaacagTTAATTAGTCAGTTTCAAACATTCCCCCACAGATTCTAAAATCAATCTTGTTCATAATTCTAGGGCTACTGCATCAATTAATGACTTAAAGCTGCTCGGTGTCAGGCAACAGGACACAGTGCCTGTCTTATTAACGTCAGAAGGAGGTTATTCTGATGCTGTATTATTTGCTGTaacttatgaaaaaaatcctaTTGACAAGTTGTGTGGGGATCGTGTGATAGTCAAGGCTAGATCCGTTCAAGTCATTTATGATGCCTATACCATCATAGAACTAGTGAAAGTTTTCAGAATACAGGATACTTCCACATTGAATCAGTGGGTTACCTTATTTCAAAACCATTGAGAACACAGATTTTTTGTACACAGTTCAATGACTTTATAAACTATTAAATCATTCTGATTCGTTCTACAGACTCCAGGCTGCCGCTGCCATGCAATTGGAGGGCTTGAAAGAAATGTCAGCATTAGGTCTGGAATATGCTATCGAAAAGCATTCAGTACTAGATATTCAGGTAAATATTTGGATCACACATTTGATCTCACAATAAAATCGAGATCCGATCTTTTATCACACAGTGTACACGGCACGTGCCTAATATaaacatttaatttttctttcaattacatAGGTCGACCTACAAGCATCTCAACTAATTATTCCCCGGCAAGGTTTTTACACAGGCAATGAATCACTGTTCGTTCTTAACTTGGGTAGTCTGAAAGTTAATTCCctggaaaaaccaaaagataGTAAAGCCACTGCCACTGTTAAACAATTGGTTGACATGGGAAAATCAGAAGAAGATATTTTGACAGAACTACGGACGCACAGTTATGACAAATTTGTCATGAAAATAGTAAACTTCCAggtaattgttgttgtttcatATTATTACGTTGCACCGCTTAGGTCGCTGCGTTGTAAAATGGTAGTTTACTAACTCCACCAGTTGATCCGTATTTTTATTCCTACAATCACTTTCTAGGCACTTGTCTGTTTGCCAAATGAAGATTGGCACCAAACTTTACTGACTAGCACAGTAGGAGCTATGACGGTGTTGAAGCCAATGACCTTAGAGGTTCAACTTGACAAGTGTTTGATTATGGATGATCCCCTGCTCCCTAAAATGAGAATTATAGGACAACTCCCATCTGTAGCCCTTGACATATCTGGTAAATACCTATTCATATCGAACCTCATATTTTGTGACTGCTGGgcattgtgaaaaattttacattgCATGGCTACATATCGTACATTCTCACATACTGAAGTTATTACTTCTTTGTTAGTGAATTATACAGAAACCTATTAAAGTATTCAAGTTTTCTAAGCTTAAAGTATTTGGGCACATCCTCTCTAGGAGTTTGTCAAAGGTATGCAGTCAATCTGTATTTTTGCAAATACTTTCAGATTCAAGATTGCTAGAAGCTCTTTCAATTGCACAAAGCATTCCCTTACCGCAGAACGAAGACATCCCTGCTCCGCAACCGTTAAGTGTATGTTATTTCATAATATCTGGTATACATTTTAACTATGGGGCTGAAACGTATTTGTCAGAGGAATTAAAATATTAGTCTTATATGAACAGCCTTTGTCTCATTGAGTGAAACGAGTTTCTTTAATTTGCAGACAAAATCAGTTTCTCAGATATCTTTGATGAAAGAATTATCTGCAATCCCTAGTATGATTGAAAAGAAGCCAAACGCTCCTGTGAAGCAAACAACAAATTTAGAAGCAAAGTTTGTTATGAAGGGTAAGCAAATTGAATACTAAAATAAACGGcttgaaaaatacatataattcgATCAGAATATAACATAGAAGTTTTATCTGATTAATCTAGTTCTTGTCTCTGTTTCATGTAGAATTTGTTCTTGCTCTTTCGAAACAAGAAGGCTCAGTTGTAGACAAATCAGAGCCATTCCTTAAAGTGGAAGTATTAAAATTAGAAGCTGAGTTGATTCAGCGTTCATTTGATCAAGATGTGAAGCTGAGACTTGGTGGTGTGCAAGTCACACAATATcgtgaaaaaggagagataCATATTATAGATACTCCAATGGCTAGTGGCATTGAAGAATATCTTATTGTTGTTCAACATGTAACTGTAAGTGGAAAAGTTTGCTGATACCAGAAATCGGGGATATCCCTATGATTTATAGTACTTATTATTGATGTACCTTCATTTTTCAGGTCAATAAACTTTCTCCAGAATTCACAACAGTTCATGGTTCTGTTCTTCAGTTATTACAGATGGAATTTACTAAGTTAGATGTGTTGCTTCATCAAGAAGCAATCATCAGCGTCCTTCAATTTGTTTCCAATGTACAGGTATTGATCAATTGAGttcgcaaaaattttaataacacTTCAGTAACTCCTTAAATAATGATTTGtgcctttttttattcattcaggaCAGGATGGCTAAGACTCCTCAATCAAGTATTGAGAATGAAGATACCGCACAAACGGCATATCGACTTGCAACAATCCATGAAGATTCACTTCAGTTCTCCAATCttgggaaagaaaaacttctGAAGCCTACAGTTAATTTACGTGAGTAGGCCTTTTCACATTAGGTATTGAAATCATTCTCTAATGCGCTATTTTCTTAATcagggaagaaaaaacgagtagTTGAATGTATAGATCTCAAGATCAAGGCAAAAGTTGGGTCAATAGGTATAAAAATGGCGAATGATGTCAGGGATATCAGCGCTTTTTTCATAGAAGGAATTGTTGCCGGTTATATTATGAAAGCTTCTTATTCACAAGTAAATGTGAATCTGGCTTCGATCAATGTTACAGACCTCAACCCAATATCTGCTTATCAAAATGTAAGTGTAGAGCCAGCAATAACattgcaaaattatttcattacagattgttataaatacaaaaaacttGCCTAATacaatatttaaaattttattagatAATCTCTGTGACAGGAACAGAGTCGTTACAAGTTCAAGCTGTAATATATAACGTCGAACCATGGGaggttgataaaaataacatgTCTATTAAAGTAGTTATGGGCTGTCATCGAGTAGTATTTTTGAACTCTTTTGTAACTGGAGTTATGGTAAATATTATAGACGTTTAAATTTCTTACCGCAATTCATCGTCAAACGTGTTTCTGAGTTGGTGGCGTGAAACATTTTGTTcacagaattttttgaatcatttCCAAGCAGCACAAGAAGCTATTAAAGAAGCctcagctgctgctgctgaagctgcaaaagaaaatatgaaagatgTGCAGGAACGAGCTACTCGCATTGAATTAGCTGTTAAAATCAAGGTAgcaaatcaaaaatattctataaGTTTCATAATATCTAATTTCATAACTTGATTTATGACATCGGACTAgatatatttgtaaataatcATGAGCCCTCATGGTTATTGTTTTATGTTTTGTACAGGCCCCAGTAGTGTATATACCAACAAACTCTAAGAGTGAACATGCTCTAATGCTTGATATGGGTAATTTAACAGTATCCAACATTTTGAAGAAGTTAGAAATTGTTAATGATGAAGGCAATTCTCCTGtaatcgatgaaatgaaagTTGATCTGCAAGATATGAAACTATCAAGGTAAATCTTTACCGAGCGtccgaaattcattttttgtactACTTTTTTTTGCTGCCGATTATGAGTAACTTCTTTTGTGTGCAGGGTCAAACTGAACACAAGTGACTTTGTTGCTGATAACGAAGTGCTATTGCTGCAACCTGTCAGTTTCACTCTTGTCATCAAACGAAATTTATCTACGGCATGGTTTACTTCCATTCCTGATATCGATATGTCTGGTAgactgaataaaattgaacttttGATTAGTCAGGAAGATTATGGAATGATGATGAAAGTTTTGAGTGAAAATTTAGGGGAAACCATTGATGATCCTGCACCTGATGTTGCTACTATTTCCAAAAACGTGGCTGTCGAGGATTGGAATAGACATCAATCAAGTGAGAGATAGGATTACTCCATTTACAATCTTAGTTTATTGCTATACAATCCGAAATTGTAACGTTGAAGGTTTTATTTAACCAATGTATTGTTTACAGTTAAGCCAGATTTGGAAGTTATGAGGCACAGCAAAGTGAAAGAATTTAAAGATTCAAAACAGATTCATActgtaatgaaatttgaattcatcATGGATAGTTTAGTAGTCAGCTTATATACTGGAGGATCGAAGACGGTATGTTAGTCGCTGGATCTCTATCACTACCTTCATCAATTGCCAAAgtcaaaataatatttatttctaatttacctaattttttttaaatgacaTTTCTAGCTTGCGTCTAAAATGTCTCCAATGCATCTACCCGAAAACGGATTGGCAAAGTTTAGTTTGTCTCATTTTGCTTTGAAAGGGCGAATGTTTGGTGATGGTTTGTTGGCTACTTCTATTTTGTTGATGAATTGCACATTGGATGATACAAGACCCAGCAGGGTGGGTTCTCTCACAAGAATAATGGAAAGGATCAGTGAACCACTCCAGAAGGATGATTCAAGTCCTGATAAGGAAGTTAAATCAGTTCGAAGTATGGTGGATATGACTTTGCGCAAAGGAACAAATGATACCTTTGGTATGttacacatttttttattcattgattcagCTGTTATCACTGCCCAGTTGAGAAAACTGTCTTCGATATAATTCAAGAAGCAGTTCTACAATATACTTTCATTTCATCTACCTCTTCACCAATAAGCTCATCTCACTGAACGTTATCTTGCAGTTGATGTCCGCGTATTCTCATTCAGCATAATAGTATCATTAGACTATCTTATGAAGATAAAGGATTTCTTCAACGTAGAGCAGTTGTCATCAAATCAAAATGCTGCACCCGTTGTGCAAAAAGGTTACAATGAAGTACCtggtaaaaaaatgagacCGTCAGGGACTGTCCAACCTGATACTGCCATGCTTACAGTCAATCTCCATATTGAAAAACCAGATATTATTCTTGTTGAAGATATGGATAACATTGATTCTAACTGCATTGTATTAAATGTAAGTTACATTTCAATTATACAATGCATCGGTAACAACCTAGCAATAGAAAATGATATACTTCAACAATGAAAAACTAATTTGGAATTTTGTTTCCCCACAGACGGAGCTCTTATTAAAATTAAGAATGGTGGGTGATCATCAAGCTATCACGGGATCGATCAAAGATATGTCCATCCTCACTGGAATTTACAATCCTCTACGGAGATCGGAATCAATTTATCAGGTATGGGGATATATTGTTTCAATCTAACATCGTTGTTGGAAGATAAGATTCTTTCACTACTAATTTGCTAATAATTGCGTGAATTTTATATCCCTGAAGGTGTTGAGACCATGTAGCATTAGCTTGGCAGGTTCTACGCCAGAAGGAAAAGGTTTACATGTTGACATATGCTGCACTGACATACACGTTTCTGTTTCTCCAGGTACAGAGAATATGAGAATATaacaatgaatatttttgttgAGTTCATGTTTGTTCTCAAAAGGCTCATTTTCAaagatcattaattttcttgtcTTCTACAGGCGTTATTGAGATGTTAAACAAAGTCGTTCAGACTGTCACAAAGAATCAACAGGTTGAAGATGAGTCAGTGAAGGTGGAACCAGATTACAGTGGAGTTTGGATGATTACTCCatttaatgaaaatgattattGGTTTCTCAAAGCAGGTTAGTATTGCtgtaaatttcaattgaaatacAAATTTGTTGAAGAGCACCTTTATCATCTATCACGGACGATTCGTACTTGTGTGCTCTAAATATCAAAAGTCTCATATTTCTAGAAACGGCCGTTGAAGCAATGGAAGATCTTGCATTTGCGGAAAATGTAGAACCAGATGTAATTTATAAACAAGAACTCGCTATTGTAACCGCTCCCACTATTCTCCTAACTTTGGAAGCTGGTGTTGGCAATAAAACTCTACCTATGCTATTGTTTTATCTGGGCTTCCAGAGTAATGTAAATGACTGGAGCACGAAGACTGTAAGATTTTTTAGCAAACTATTTTGTTTCGAGTGTGTTAACTGTGGTATGGGTTTATTTACCAGATCAACGGTTAACAATACTTCTGTTACTGTTGAACGTATCTGATGGCTTACAAGAATTTGATTTGTATGATTGCAGATGAGCATTGAGTGTACTATGACTTTAGCTGTGGCATATTATAATAGTCGTCTTGCTTTATGGGAGCCACTGATAGAACCTATAGAAtgtaatgaaaatggaaaacgtAGTTCAACACCGTGGGAACTCAAAACTAAGGTGAATAATGATTCACTAATCAAAGATACCTAGTCAAAAGGTATGAATTACATTGACTTGATATAAATTGTTTAATTTCAGATTCAATTTAATGACCTCACGGTTGATTCGCAATCTGCAAGTGTCGCTAGTCCTGGTACAGAAAGTGAACCAGATTTACATCAGCAGACAGCGAAAATGTGTATAGACATCTCATCAATGGTAATTTAGGGGTATACATAATAAATCAGAATATGTTATGATTGAGCGATTTCTAAAAGAATAACTTTCTAATAGGAAAACTTGGAAATGACAGTCACTAAAACGTGCCTCGACGTTCTTAAGCAACTGGGTAATGCATTTTCGAATGCTATTGAACCtgacaaaaaacaaagtcTTAAAATAGCTCCATATCTGTTGAAGAATGAGACTGGCTTATCCATGACCTTACATCTCGAGAACGGTCATTTTAAAGTAAGTTAATGATAGTTGGATTTCATCACGAATAATCTATTGTCATCGTTCGAATGTCAAAGAAGTATACCCTGAAAAGATACTTAATGAATGAAGAATGCATATCTTGTGAATTAGGTTGTCGAAGATCCAACAGTAGCTACAACGTCTAGTTCTGGATCTTATACAGAAGTAGTGCTTGAGTCTGGAGCATCGGTAGAATTGGCACCTACAGTTATGAAATCTGCAACAACTCATCTCCTCCAAGAACTTAAAGCTGAAACTGTCAAAATTAACAGTGATAACAAGTTCATCGTATCGGTAATGATCCAAGTTTCAccaattgtttcaaaaatattttctgctTCGTACAAAACCCTTCCGGGCTTTCATTTACATTGAAATATGGTTTTCATTATAGTTCAAAGGTCTCCAGAACAAGTTAGAAATTCCAGTGCTTCGTGCAGATAAGAGGTTCTTTCCCTTAAAGCATCGTGGGGATGGAGCAGACGAATGGGGTATCATTTCTGACGTAGTTGTTGAGGATGGAAGCACTATCCTCACTCTAAGAAGTGTGCTGCAGGTGAAGATCAATTCGTTGTTACAGTCGAATCTTAGGTGcagattttatcatttcgtaATCTTCTAGGTACATAATCACTTCAGCAAACCGGTATCAGTATATTACATGACGAAACGCGGTAATGAAGTGGAATGTGTGGGCACTGTAGAATCTGACAAGTGTCTCAATCTTCCATTAGATGCTGTGTATACGCCAACAAATGAGTTATTCTTCAGTGTTGAAGGgtacgtcaatttttcattccgtattTTAATCATAaacatatgtattttttttatcctttgtGATTCTAATTTAACTTGTTGATGATTTCATGCTTTCATTTACCAAGTACTTATGTACTTTCGTGGTTATAGGTACACGGTTTCGATAATTCCATTCATATGGAAAGATCTTCAAAAAACAGTTTCTATGACTAAGTTACTGCAATGCGAGGCCAGATCTCGCCACGAATACGTTGAGCCGTTTTACATCAAGGTAAGATTTTGATTTCAAAACGTTTGACACAATTTAAACAAAAGTTGCCTAAGACGCGAGCAATGTGTGGAGTACAGATTTATGATCACGTATTTCAAGCATTTGGTAGTGTTATGATGTGATGTATTCGCACAACTTGATTTCGCAATTTAaatcaatgatttttacatGACGTAAACCAAATATTAGCCCATTATCTTAGCATGAATAGCAAATCACATGttcaaatttattaaattaaaatagaatGCACATATTTCTCTACCTAATTCTATTTGCTCAGCTTTTTTATTGAGTCGGAATCACATATGGTTATTTCGATTTGTCTGAAACTTTATAAGTGAAATTTGTAATTGTAAGAAATAACGGAAGTGGCAGTGGTTTTTCTATTGCATTATTTTTGCCTATTCGagctgatgaaaaatttatcagcgAATGCTAAAGATTACCTATCATTGTGACCAATAAtgatcgaatgaataattgccatttttttttcgttattcctgTTTCCTCGGCAAGCGATCTGAGAGttcaatcaaattttctatcgCCAGTATTCTCCATTTTTAGATGTTTTTCATGGCGATTATGGTCGGTAGTATCCTCTATAATAACAACACTCTTGGTTTATTACTAGACATAATCGACTGGCGTCTCAAATTAAATCGTTCTATATCTTATGTCGAGCATAGATGTTCAAGTATTGCTAAATCAAACGGATCCAAGTGTCTGGAAGGACCTATCCAGGTACTACGTTCCTCTCAATCAATGTCTGCTCAACACCTATGCACCCTGATGAAGTAATAAGGATTATTGAACTTCCGCATGCATACAAAGTTTCAGGCTGCCTAGATTATGATCAGACTATTAGAGATGTGTAGATTTTGTAGTAAGTAGTACACGGTAGTTTGAAAtgtctttttcattcattctaaATAGTTTCATGAATTATGACAGATTATAATAACCGTAATGAAATTCCGCATATGCCTCACTTGCAAAGTATCTGCTGAGAGatactatgtataca contains:
- the LOC105684826 gene encoding intermembrane lipid transfer protein Vps13 isoform X3; amino-acid sequence: MVFESVVAELLNKVLGDYVQNLDHKQLKLSLWGGDVVLKDLLIKDTALDKLDQPVKLAYGRLGKLILKIPFKDMWNGQVDAIIEELYLLVVPCSQTQYDAEKEAKAELEAKQAEIARVEKSKQQADVKNQEKLDDSMVEKLVARMIKNIHVEVKKIHVRYEDHTTFKDAPFSVGLTLSNFTVESCNESWTTGGNLKDMHAIAQIFKLCTLDGLGVYLNPTFNQFSKQPQSEYSQLFSLGIATVDYKPVDYQYLLGPINANVKLKLNPKPETDGSNYTIPKVWMDAEMQKLKIGLSKIQYQTIMRLGEGLDRAQKAAPYKKYRPNLTSYRGHYKEWWQFAYTCILEETVRRCQKNWDWNHMKLHRDTCRSYAKAYHAKLTNKKVAQEIVDHLTHCERILDVFNLVIIRQQIELEVERLAEKEKDLKAKKGWFGFLWGSAPTEEEEDLNSAAAIMRKFEAAMTPQEKEKLYRAIDYQENSGTTHYPETYEDIDCRFFLHGLEVFVLDTEKEYPQVLDLQFNGVQVGFKSRPSGSGIMATASINDLKLLGVRQQDTVPVLLTSEGGYSDAVLFAVTYEKNPIDKLCGDRVIVKARSVQVIYDAYTIIELVKVFRIQDTSTLNQLQAAAAMQLEGLKEMSALGLEYAIEKHSVLDIQVDLQASQLIIPRQGFYTGNESLFVLNLGSLKVNSLEKPKDSKATATVKQLVDMGKSEEDILTELRTHSYDKFVMKIVNFQALVCLPNEDWHQTLLTSTVGAMTVLKPMTLEVQLDKCLIMDDPLLPKMRIIGQLPSVALDISDSRLLEALSIAQSIPLPQNEDIPAPQPLSTKSVSQISLMKELSAIPSMIEKKPNAPVKQTTNLEAKFVMKEFVLALSKQEGSVVDKSEPFLKVEVLKLEAELIQRSFDQDVKLRLGGVQVTQYREKGEIHIIDTPMASGIEEYLIVVQHVTVNKLSPEFTTVHGSVLQLLQMEFTKLDVLLHQEAIISVLQFVSNVQDRMAKTPQSSIENEDTAQTAYRLATIHEDSLQFSNLGKEKLLKPTVNLRKKKRVVECIDLKIKAKVGSIGIKMANDVRDISAFFIEGIVAGYIMKASYSQVNVNLASINVTDLNPISAYQNIISVTGTESLQVQAVIYNVEPWEVDKNNMSIKVVMGCHRVVFLNSFVTGVMNFLNHFQAAQEAIKEASAAAAEAAKENMKDVQERATRIELAVKIKAPVVYIPTNSKSEHALMLDMGNLTVSNILKKLEIVNDEGNSPVIDEMKVDLQDMKLSRVKLNTSDFVADNEVLLLQPVSFTLVIKRNLSTAWFTSIPDIDMSGRLNKIELLISQEDYGMMMKVLSENLGETIDDPAPDVATISKNVAVEDWNRHQSIKPDLEVMRHSKVKEFKDSKQIHTVMKFEFIMDSLVVSLYTGGSKTLASKMSPMHLPENGLAKFSLSHFALKGRMFGDGLLATSILLMNCTLDDTRPSRVGSLTRIMERISEPLQKDDSSPDKEVKSVRSMVDMTLRKGTNDTFVDVRVFSFSIIVSLDYLMKIKDFFNVEQLSSNQNAAPVVQKGYNEVPGKKMRPSGTVQPDTAMLTVNLHIEKPDIILVEDMDNIDSNCIVLNTELLLKLRMVGDHQAITGSIKDMSILTGIYNPLRRSESIYQVLRPCSISLAGSTPEGKGLHVDICCTDIHVSVSPGVIEMLNKVVQTVTKNQQVEDESVKVEPDYSGVWMITPFNENDYWFLKAETAVEAMEDLAFAENVEPDVIYKQELAIVTAPTILLTLEAGVGNKTLPMLLFYLGFQSNVNDWSTKTMSIECTMTLAVAYYNSRLALWEPLIEPIECNENGKRSSTPWELKTKIQFNDLTVDSQSASVASPGTESEPDLHQQTAKMCIDISSMENLEMTVTKTCLDVLKQLGNAFSNAIEPDKKQSLKIAPYLLKNETGLSMTLHLENGHFKVVEDPTVATTSSSGSYTEVVLESGASVELAPTVMKSATTHLLQELKAETVKINSDNKFIVSFKGLQNKLEIPVLRADKRFFPLKHRGDGADEWGIISDVVVEDGSTILTLRSVLQVHNHFSKPVSVYYMTKRGNEVECVGTVESDKCLNLPLDAVYTPTNELFFSVEGYTVSIIPFIWKDLQKTVSMTKLLQCEARSRHEYVEPFYIKMFFMAIMVGSILYNNNTLGLLLDIIDWRLKLNRSISYVEHRCSSIAKSNGSKCLEGPIQAVGEIEQVYFENTSRHTMSSTVYNIHLYPSVYLKNFLPIDIIITLPGIPDEQLVEASKILQIPTIEPGRSSIVIKLPQYLEKDWSCRVDIQGNPPEFSVCSFESYDSVQKVVMDLGMHTSFRHGSLIMALYCPFWMLNKTGLMLSYRSTEDNLNVLYHPETYKGVILFSFNKKAFFGKKKAMVRVEDGAWSDKFSIDVAGSKGAVSCKYNGIIYQIGVHNQLTYNSLTKQITFTPYYVLMNNSDFLIECQESERPADPLFKILPGECSSFWPRSEQAVKTLKAKVAGHPEKTAAFIYTDVHTTLLKLDNKYGGINVDVQINEGGVYISMSGYTPGNAPALIINHTPHTINLWEKGSMNVRSIQSYNRMFYTWENPAGSRTLVWEDGSKKEIENDLRKDNLGPFIAPDTEEEAFYVSFLDGTQRVLLFTTNFKIAEDCQLAGDLEVIDQEITLNIHGVGMSLVNNISRKELLYMCIASSGVIWESQKSRGSRWRAFNTKDVITIEDGYQKYIRELQIGRDPPYKVMLEPKLEVDYLNMEILKPHRRYIRRTFQTGLWVQHRASVHQVQLHAKINRLQIDNQLSDCVFPVILGPVPPPKSIAQDSVMKPFAEMSLVKRLLEHSTVQQFRYFKVLIQEFHIKVDIQFIGAIMELFKDNETTDAEESELFRQDMKLVKEPLLYHVTLITTAEQKNFFDLLHFSPLKIHISFSMTGGGAQLPQVLNVLLQGIGVTLTDINDIVFKLAYFEREYTFMPHNQLISEATSHYVGQAIKQAYVLVLGLDVIGNPYGLVVGTMKGIEDLFYEPFQGAIQGPGEFAEGLLLGVRSMFGHTVGGMAGAVSKITGAMGKGIAALTFDKDYQRRRQEQLNKQPANLQEGLARSGKGLVMGVFDGVTGVVMKPISGAKEEGVEGFFKGFGKGMVGFVTRPAAGVIDFASGSLGAVKRATELSEEVKRVRPPRFLQPDSLVRPYIQHDANGNKILFELEKGKYANTDIYVFHIEVNKDVVLLTDKRIAFLKLSDLFGGWQVEWSYTWQEVNNAPRVTDRGVEVPVRETQKKKKLGNLFGSTDHGKLILVPDFEIRKLLCSKIEEQINQSSS